Within the Desulfovibrio oxyclinae DSM 11498 genome, the region GGCGGTTCCTGGATGATCTCGTCAATGTATCCGTTGCGCAGGTTGTCCTGCGCGGTGATCTGCTGGGCGGAGGCGCATTTTTCGATGAGTTCGCGGCTTGCGCGCTGGGGCGGGCGAATGCGTCCTTCGATGGCGGCGGCGCCTTCGGGCGAGATGACCGAGTAGTAACCGTGGGAGAACATCAGGCGCTTGTCGGCCATGCCGATGGCTTCCGCACCGCCGGAGCCGCCTTCGGAGAAGATGGCGACCACCGGGACGGTGAGACCGCACATTTCATAGATGTTCTCGGCGATCTGCTGGGCCGCTCCGGGGAAGTCTTCCACGGGATAGGAGCCGGGCGTGTTCACGTAGGCGTGCACGGGGATGTTTTCCCGCGCGGCGACTTCCATGTACTTGAGCGCCTTGTAGTTGCCCCACGGTTTGATGGAGCCGCCGTTGCGGAACTCCTCGCCGTGGCCTTTTTCCTGCCCCACGACCATTACGGGCTGGTTGATCACCTTCTTGCCCTTGCGTCTGGTGACGTAGGCTCGGGCGATGACCATGCCGGGGTCGATGGAGTGCTCGTCCTGCCCGCCGATCTCGTTGTAGTTGTCGTAGACGTTCTCAAGAATATCCTTGAGGCTCACGCGTTGTGGATGGCGCACTATGCGCACCTTGTCCATGGCGGTGAGCTTGCCGTCGTTGAGCTCCTCGAAAGCGCCAAGACGCCGTTCGAACCCTTCCAGCGTTTCCACGGCCTTTTCCTCGGACAGTCCGGGATTCAGCTCGTTGAAGCGGGTGATTTTGTCCAGTAGGGCGTCGAGCTCCGGCAGGTTCCTGCCTTCGAGTATTTCTCTTGCGTAACTGGCGCGCTGCTGCAGCGCCTCGCGTTTCTTCTCTGCGTTCATCGGATCAGAATTCCAGAAGGTTTTCCGTCTTCCTGAGCAGGAAGGGGATGTTTGTCTTCATGGGCTGGCCGGATGCGTCGACACCTTCAAGGGTCAGATTCTTCAGGAACTCAACGCCGCGTTTCTTGGCGTGCTCAAGGTCCTCGCCCCAGATGATGGCCAGCGCGAGGTTCGGGTCGTATTCCGTGGGAATCTGGTAGTGCCGGTCGCGGGGAACGTGGGTGTGCATTTCCACCCAGTCGGCCTCCTTCCAGTCGAATTTTTCAATGCGGCCCACCCATGGGGCGAAGCCGTTTTCGGTGTCCTCGGCGATGATTCGGTACTCGATGCCGACGCCGTCAAAGCCGACGTTGTCCTGAGAGTATCCGAGCGCTTCGCCGAGCCCGACGCGGACCTGTTCGCGGATGAGGTTCACGTCGGCGTTGCCGTTTACGTCGGCAATACAGGCGGATACGCCGTTCTCGACCTGAATCCGTGTGTTGACTTCCATCAGGAAGGGTTCACCTGCCGGGGTGACGATCCACTCCCATGTTCCGACGTTGTCGTAGCGGACTTCCTTGGCGATGCTGAGGGAGTGGCGCACGATGTCGTCGAGAACCTTGTCCGCGTCGAAGGCATAACCGATGTCCGCGGAACGGAAGCCGGGCGCCACCTCGATGCGCTTCTGCAATCCCGGGCTCTGCACGGAGCAGTTGCGGGTGCCGAAGTGGACCGGGTCTTTCCCGTCGCGGTCCGCGATGACCTGAACTTCAAGGTGGTTGAAGTCGAAGATTCGCTGCTCGATGAGTACGCCTTCGTCATTGAAGGTTCTCAGCGAGTAGTTGCGAATGCGGCGATAGGTCTGGCGGAAGCGGGCCATGTCTTCGACTTCGTCGATGCCCATTCCGCCGCCGCCCGCGGAGGCCTTGACCAGAACAACCGGACGCTTGACGCCCATCTTTTCCTGAAAATCGAACAGGCTCTGGGCGATGGTCTCGGCTTCCAGCTCGTCGTAGATGGGGCGGTCGGAACCGGGAACCGTCGGGACGCCGAGCTTTCTGGCGATGCGTTTGGTGTTGATCTTGTCGCCCAGATCGCGAATGACATGCCAGCTTGGGCCGATGAAGATCATGGGCCTGTCGCGTTCGGTCACTCGGCGGGCGAAGCGGTAGTTTTCCGAGAAAAAGCCGTAGCCCGGATGGATTGCCGTGGCACCGGCCTTGTCGGCGACGGAGAGAATGTCGCCGGCATCGTTGTAGTTCTGAATGCGATAGGCCGCATCGTCGCCGCCCAGCTTGCGGGCCATTTCCACGTGGCCGGAATCCTTGTCCTCGGCAGTGTAGACAGCCACGCAGGGTATTCCCAGGTCGTTGCAGGCCTGCATGATCCTGACGGCGATTTCGCCTCTGTTGGCTATGAGTACTTTATGCTTGTCTTCCATAATCTCAAGGGGATTGGGTTCATGATGCCCGTTCGGGGATTGACGAGCTTGATTTGATAGCTCTTATCAAAGCTTCTGGCAAACTTTTTTGTGGTTTGAAACAGTCATTTCATTCAACTTTTTCCAAACGGTAAATACTGGGTCTGCTGAAATCGTTGACGAAAGGGAGCTATGTTGCAGTTGTGAATCGCAGGGGTGGGGAATGTCTTTAAAACGTGAAAAAGTCAAGCGGACTGGATGCCGCAAAAGGTGAACAAGTGTTGGAAAACAGGTGCTCAGGACAGAGAATTGAATGGAAAGAGCTTTTTGCCGGTGACGAATGAAAAGGCCGCTCCGGAGGGAGCGGCCTTGAATCATGCGGCTGACGTTTGAATTAGTTGAACATTCCTTCAAGGCCTTCCTTGGCGTCCTTCATGAGGTTGCCGCCCTGCTCGGATCCGCTCTTGAGGGCGTCGCTACCCTTCTTGAAGGCTTCGGCGCCGCGCTTGAGCGCTTCCTGCGCCTTCTTGCCGATTTCCTGTGCCGCTCCGCTCACGGAACCGCTCACGTTCTGGCTGAGTTCCCTGAGGATGCGCTGTACCGCTTCCGCGGGGGTGGTGCGCTTCTCCTTGCCGATGTCGCGCATTTCAATGTCCGGCACCGGGATGGAGACGCCCTTGTCACCGAATATCTTGGTCAGATTGCCTCCCACGGTGACGGTGGCGTTCTTGACCAGCAGATGGTTGATCTGGATGGCCTTGGAGGGTTTCTTTTCGCCTTCTTCCGTCTTGGCAGGCTCCTGTTTGTCTTCGCTGGCCACAGCCTTCTTCACGTTGGCGATGATGGCCTTGAAGTTGTCGGTCTTGCCCTGCTTTTCATAGGTAATGTGCGGCGAAAGAATCACAACGTCTTCAATGATGATCTTGTCCTTGGTCAGGGACTCCTTTTTCACCTTGATCTTGATGGTATCCACCGAGAATGCTTCGTCGGTTTTGAAGCCCTTGGGATTACCAAGGAGGAAATCGTTCAGCTCGCCGGAGCCCGAAAGGAAGGAGATGTCGGCCGACCCGAGGCGAACTTCGGTTCCGGTGAATTTCGGCCCGAACTCCTCGGTGGCGGTCTTGATCAGCGTGCCGAGGTTGAGGATCGCGAGGACCACGAGAACGATGATGGCGAGCACCGCTCCCGCTGCGCCGTAAGTGATGAATTTTTTCATGGGGACTCCTTTTGCTGCGAATTGGTTGCGATATCATAGCCCGTGCCAATGATCTTGGCAATATGGGTTTGAAAAAAAGAGGGTTACTTTTCGTCGGGCAGGCGAATGAGCGGCGGATCGCGAAAATGAACCAGTGACTGCGGCGCGTCCGATGGTAGACCAGTGTCGAGATTTGGTCCGATGCGATCCGTAAGCGCGCTGTCCTGTTCCAATGCGTTCCACAACTTCTGCGTGTCCTTGCGGGCCTTATCCAACAGGTCGGAAAAGCGGTGAATGCGAGCCTGTCCGCTTACCGGATGCACATACCCAACGGCACCGGACACGGTTTCGCGTTGTTGCAGCCACTGGGGTGAGCGGAGCAGGGTGGTTACTTCGCGCACGGTGTCCGGCAGTAGTTTCCAAAACGTGTATGTCAGTCGAGGAAGCAGAGGGGCTACTGTCATTCGCTGGATCAGCGCATAGGTCTTCAGGCAGTCGTCGAACCAGCCGCGAAGCATTTCTCCACTGACACCGCACCACCCGGCAAGGGTGTCCGAGGCCCATGTATGATGGAATCCCGAGTTAAACGATGCGGAGAGTCTGCCGACCATATCCGAGCTACGGGGCGTGCGGGCGAAGTTCATGTCCAGAAGTGTTTCAAGCGCGCGGTGCCGTTGACGTGCCTTGGAGCGGCGTTTCGGGTCCCGGCTGTCGTAGTTGCCGGTGACGCTCCAGATGAAAGGATGCGTGGCCGCATCCAGACAGATATGAGAGGCCATACCCGCCATAAGCGCAAGGCCTTCCGGGGTACCGACCCGCTGCACATGGGCGGCCTGCACCCTGAGAAGCTCATAGGAGTCCGCACCGTCCTTGCCATGCAGCATTCCGGCCAGACGGGTGGCTTTCTCATGCGAGTCCTCGTCAGGACTTTTGCGCATATAATACAATATATCATGAAAGACGCTGCCGAGCATGAGGGCTTCGGGGTGCGAGCGCGCGGCCTCGGCAATGGGGCCTGATCCGGATTCGGCAGCATCAACAGCCAGTTGGAAATGAAGCATTTCTTTGGGCATTCAAACTCCTCTTTACGTAGGCACTGTAGCTGTTTACAAAAAATGTCGCAAAGAGAACAAGGAGGATCATCATGGTCGATTTCATCAAGAAAAAATACGAAGTGGAAGCGCCGGACGAGAAAAAGGTATACGGCAAGGGCGAGCGTCGAGAAGATTACGATGCGGCCTGGAAGAGTTCATCCCGCCATTTCCTCGTGGGACTCCCCGGTTCAGGACGACGTGAACTGGCCGGATTGATGGGGGAAAAGCTGGAACTGCCCGTGGCCCATGCGGCGGACGCCGCAGCCGCGAAACAGGTGTGCGAAGGTGGTTCAGCAGTGGTGGTCGTGGATGCCGCCGTGTTTGACGATCCTGAAACGGCGGCAATCATAAACCGCAGCGGCAAGGTCTTTTATCTCATGACGGACGCGAATACCTTGGCGCGGCGGCTGGTGGCACGCGGTGAGGCGGCTGACGAAGAGACCGTCTGGCAGGACCTTTGTTCGAAGCTCGAAAAATACGAACCTCTGTTCATGGGCAGCCTGCATTTCATCCTGCAGGGCGTGGCCGACCCCGCCGATCTTCTGGACGATGCGCTGGAAAAGGTGGCGTGGTAGCCTAGTTCTGGTGACGCTCGATTTCGATATCCAGCGAGCGCAGGGTGATGCGCATGTCTTCAAGCAACCAGAACAGGGACATGATGATCGCAATCAGGCCGCCGATGAAGCATATCTCCACAAGGGTGGTCAGGCCAAGGCCGAAGATCTGTTCCGCGAAAAGAAGCAGTGTTACGGCGCAGATGAGGCTGATGGCGAGCAGGGCCAGTGCGATGGCGCGGCGTAGAATCGTGCAGCGACGTCGCAGGACCGTGATCTGGCTTTTGAGGAAGTCGCGGTCTTCACCTTCGGCTCTGTCCATTTCGGCCAGCAGCTTTCGGATGAGGTCCGTGGGGCGGCCGATGCGGTTTGTCATGGAGAGTACCAGCAGGCCGATGCCGGAGATGAGCACGAAGGGTGCTATGGAAGCCTGAAGAATCGGAATGAGTGTCGTAATGTCCATGGCCGAGGTAGTTATGCCCGGCCCGCTTGTTCGTCAAGAAATAAAGAGCCTCTGAACCATGTCTGTTTTTCAGGCCCGGCTGTGGGGGGGTGACGGGCAGGGGCTTTTCGGTGTATTGGACGCGGATACAAATACCAAGTGAGGTCGTAAATGCCCCAGAAACCGTTGCGTGTGGAGTTACTGTCGCACACGCCTGACCCATTATCATTAATATATGCCTCTTTCCGCCAATGTTACCACGCCGGGTTCGTGGCCGACATGTGGCCCAAGCTGCTTGCCGGTGAAATTGAGCGTGAGAAGCAGGCGCAGTTTGTGAGTTCCGTGCTGGAATCCGGCCATGACAGCCCGGTGGAGCACGTCAGCTTCACCTTTGCGGTGGAAGGGATCTCCCGTGCCTGTTCACATCAGATAGTGCGGCATCGCATTGCTTCGTATTCTCAGCAGAGCCAGCGATACGTGACGGATACCATGGATTACGTGATTCCGCCCGCCATCGAGAAGATTCCAGAAGCCAAGGCCCGGTTCGAGAAGTTCATGGAGGACGTCTCTGAAGCGTATGGCGATCTTCGCGATATTCTGGTCGAACATGGGCGCGAGTCCAAGGCTAACGAGGATGCGCGTTTCGTATTGCCTCAGGCTGCCGAAACAAAGATCGTGATCACCATGAATTGCCGTTCCCTGCTGCACTTCTTCAACCTTCGCTGCTGCACTCGGGCGCAGTGGGAGGTCCGCAAGGTGGCCGACGCCATGCTGCGTGAATGCCGGAAGGCGCTCCCCGCCATCTTCGACGCGGCTGGCGCCCGGTGTGAACAGCTTGGCTATTGCCCTGAGTCCGAGCGCTTTGCCTGCGGCCGGTATCCAACTCGGGCAGAGTTGCTGAACAAGGCTTAGTGAGTTTCCTTTGAATGCGCGCATTGCGGCTTTCCCATACGGGAGAGCCGCTTTTTTATGGCGGTTCAAATCAGGGCAGGTTGTTGAAATTTGCAGTAAGAAACAGGTTTGAACATGGAATGTAGACAGTTTAAGGGTTTAGAGTTTCTGTGCCGTAGATAGGAATCCAATCGTGAAAAAAGATTAAGTGTTTTATTACGAGTAGTTATGGATTTAAAAATATTTTAGAAAATTGGCTGTCAAGGGGGTTGTGTCCATAAAAAGTTTTCGTGCTATGAGAAAAAGAATCTGAGAGTGAGAAATTCGAAGAAAATCAATTTTACCCCTGTGGAAAAAATCTCCCAACACTGTGAGAGGCGGTTAGGGTTTTTTCCCGTTCAATTGCGAAAACCCTTGCGCTCAGGGCGTTTCACGGGGTTGTCACAAAAGCCTTGAGCCACAAGGGTTGAGTACTTTTATTTATTTATTTCAATGGTTTGATTTTATGGCCCCAGCTGTAGATAATCTTTTTCCGTTCCAGTGCTGGGCGATGCTCACTGTGATTGCCCGAACATGGTGTCTAGCCTATTAACCATCTCCATGATGAAGACTGCGTGCAATCAAATCCTTCACAATCTCGAAAAGAACCTCGCTCCGAGCGTATATGAGCTATGGGTGAAGCCTCTGTCCTGCGAAGTGGAGGGCAAGAAGCTGAGCCTGACCGCTCCCAACGCCTTCGTGGCCAACTGGGTGCGTGACAAGCTGATGAAGGATGTCCGGATTGCTGCCGTCGATGTGCTCGGCGATGAAGCCGACGTGGAGGTTCTGGTCCGCAAGAAAGCGGATAAGCCCAAAGCCGAGACCAAGCCCAAGCAGCTCGGTCTTCCCATTGTGCACGTGCCGGAGACGAAAAAGACTCAGGCGCACAATTGGCGTTTTTCCTTCGACGAATTCGTAACCGGACCATCCAACCAGCTTGCCTGTGCCGCCAGCCAGACCCTGTGCGACACCTCGTTCGACGCTGAGAATCTTTTCCTGCATTCCGGTCCCGGCCTTGGCAAGACCCACCTGCTTCAGTCCATAGGCAGGCGTCTTTGCGAGGTCTCCAACAAGAAATCCGTGAACATCGCCTGCCTGTCGGGTGAAGAGTTCGCCAACCGACTCGTTCTCGCTCTGCGCGCCAAGCGCATGGACGAGTTCAAGGCCCGTTTCCGCGAAAAGGCCGACGTGCTGTTGCTTGAGGACGTGCATTTCTTCCAGAATAAGGAGAAGATGCAGAACGAGCTGCTCGGCACCGTCAAGGCGCTTCGCGAGCGTGGTTGCAAAGTGGTGCTTACCAGCTCCTTCCGTCCCCGGGAGATGAGCAATATCGACGATCAGCTGCTTTCCCGGTTCACTTCAGGATTCGTGGCCTCCATCGACAAGCCCGACTTCGAGACCCGCCGCCGCATCGTTGAGCACAAGGCCCGCAAGATGAGCGTGCAGGTGCCGGACGATGTCTCCGAGTTGCTTGCCGAGCGCATCGTGTCCGACATCCGCCAGCTTGAGAGTGCGCTGAACAACCTCGTGTTCAAGGCTCGCCTGCTCAACACCGGCGTGAGCACCGACATGGCCTGGGAAGTTCTCGAAAACTACGCTATTGAGAATCCGTCCCCGGACTATGATTCCATCATCAATTTCGTGTGCCGCTACTACGGTTTGTCCGACCTGCAGCTCAAATCCCGCAGCAGGAAGCGCCAGATCGTGACCGCGCGCAACACCGCGTTCTACCTTGCCCGAAAACACACCGAAATGTCTCTCAAGGACATCGGCGAACGTCTTGGGCGCAGGCACTCCACGGTGCTTAAAGGTATCACCAACGTTGAACGCGAAATATCCGTCCAGACCCCTCTGGGCCGCCAGATCGAAAAGGCGGTCACCACCCTGACCAACTAGGCTGAAAGGCCCCTCTCTACTCGTAACGGTGAAGGCGCTTGCGTGCCTGATCCGGGTCCATGCCGCGTTTTGTCGCGATGATTTCGAGGTTCTCCTCGGCATCGGATTCACGGATGTAGAGGGGGGCTATGTCTTTGGTGGAGAAGAGTGCTTTTGCTGACGCTTCAAGCATGGAATGCCCTGTAGGGGTGTCGTGGACAGGGGGTAGAATCGAGATGCCTTCCTGTGAAAGCTGCTCGAAAACCTCCGGGTTTTTCCTGACACCGCTTCCGCATACATGCGCCGGACCGGAAGATGCGATGAGAGCCGCCGCCTCCGTAGCCCTGCAGGCTGCAACAGGCGCGATGGGCTGTCCGTTGTCGAAGCTTTGCAGATACACCTGACCCCGGCGGGCATAGGTCGTTACGTAAAGCGTCCCCGTCAGGATGGGGGAGAGGGGGGCCGCGATCAGTGGAAGCAGTTTCAGACCAGCAACAGGCAGGGCATTGCCTGCGGCGAATCCGGCTGCCGCGGCGATGGTGAGCCGCAGGCCTGTGAAGCTTCCCGGTCCCCGCACGCAGGCTACTCCCGTGATGTTGTCCGGAGTCAGTTCCAGCCCTTTGAGCATGGAATCGATGGACGGGGCGATGAAGCCCACGGAGCGTCCGGGCACCGTCCACTCCTGAGAAGCCAGAAGGGTGGTACCGCTTTCTTCGACCTTTCCAATGGCCAGCTGAAGGCGTTCCTCGCACCCGTTGAGGACGAGGATGTGGCCCTTGAGATTATGAGAGCAGTCTGCGGATGTCATTGAATATCGCGAAAGCCATGAGGGTCAGCAGGAGAAGCAGCCCCACCCGGGTCGCTGCGGCGCGCCAGCGCTCATCAACGGGCTTGCCTTTGATGATCTCCAGAATGAAATACACGATGTGTCCGCCGTCCAGGACGGGAATGGGCAGCAGGTTGATGATGCCGAGGTTGATGCTGATGAAGGCCGTCAGGTAGAGCAGATATTCCAGCCCGGCCTTGGTGCCTTCGTGCACTGCCTGAACGAGGAAGATGGGACCGCCAATGGTCTCCGCGGGCAGAATCCGCTCCACAAGCTTCACGAAGCTGGTGACCACGAGGTTCATCTGGTCCCATGTGATCTCGGCGGCCTGTATGGCACCGGTTCCTTCCACCGGGAGGTACATCTGCTCACCGGCCGCGGCAACGCCCACAAGCGGTACGCTGACCTCTTCGCCGAACATGGTCTTGATGGTCCGGACCTTCGGGGTCATGGTGAACTGAAGCTGTTCGCCTTCGCGTTCGACCGTGAGCGTAACGGGTTTCACACCGGTTTCGCGGATATGACCGGGCAACTCGTCCCACGTGCGGATTTCATTGCCGTTGATGGAAAGTACGCGGTCACCTGCCTCCAGACCGGCGACCTTGGCGGGCGTGTCGTCCATGACCTGTCCGATGACAGGGGCCATCGCAGGTTCGCCTTTTGCGAGAAGCAGGGCCCAGAAAATCAGGAATGCCAGTACGAAGTTGAAAAACGGCCCGGCTCCGACCACGAGGATCCGTTGCCACGCGGGGCGTTCTCCAAAAAGGGTTTCCTCGGGAAACTCCTCTTCATCCTCTTCTTCCTCGGATTCACCCGCAAGCTGCACGTAGCCGCCAAGCGGCAGGGCGGAGAGTTTGTATTCGGTCAGCCCTTTACGAAAGCCGAACAGCTTGGGGCCGAAGCCAAGCGAAAAGGTCTTCACGCCCATGCCGAAAAGGCGGGCGGTGAGAAAGTGGCCGAGTTCGTGAAAGAAGATCAGGCCGCCTAGAATGACGATGACTGCTATGAAACTGGTTGCCATAATAGTAATGATAGCCGTTTCGTAAGCCGGGGGCTAGTCCCGGGCGAGGAGTTTCTTGCGGATTTCCTCGTCGAGCCCGAGTGCCGCCTCGGGGGTGGACACGTCCACGGGCTCGTGCGCTTCGAGCGAACGCTCGATGAGCGAAGGAATGTCCAGATAGCTGATTCGTTCGTTCAGGAAAAGGGAAACCGCCACTTCATTGGCGGCGTTGAGAACGATGGGATGGCTTTCTCCTGCCGCGAATGCGTCAAAGGCCAGTTTCAGGCAGGGGAAGGCGTCGAAATCCGGTTTTTCGAAGTCGAGGCTGCCCACGTCGGCGAGGTTCAGGCTCGGAAGCTCAAGGGGAACCCGGTCGGGGAAGCACAGGCAGTGAGCAATCGGAACGCGCATGTCCGGCAGGCCCATGTGAGCCAGTTGCGAGCCGTCAACGTATTCCACCAGCGAATGAACAATGCTTTGCGGGTGGACCACCACGTCCACCTGTTCCGCTGGTAGGCCATAGAGGTGACAGGCTTCTATGACCTCAAGCCCTTTGTTCATAAGCGTCGAACTGTCGATGGTGATCTTGGCGCCCATGTCCCAGTTGGGGTGGTCGAGAGCCTGTGCCAGCGTAACCTTCTCCAATTCAGCCCGGCTTTTGCCGCGAAAAGGGCCGCCGGAGGCCGTGAGGATCAACCGGCTTATCTCGCGGCTGTCGCCGTGGCCCAGCAGACCTTGAAAAAGTGCGTTGTGTTCGGAGTCCACCGGCAGAATCAGGGCACCGGATTCGCGGCACGCCTGTCGAATGATATGCCCGCCGAGAACAAGAGATTCCTTGTTGGCCAGCGCGATCATCTTCCCGGCGCGGGCGGCTTCGAGGGTCGGACGAAACCCTGCCGCTCCGACGATGGTGGAGAGCACGAGATCGACTTCGGAGAGTGCCGCCAGTTCTCGGTATGCTTCCGGCCCGCTGAGAATCTGCGGTTCGTACCCGGAAGGCAGCATTTTCTTCAGTTCATCCGCAGTGGGAGCGTCGATAACGGCGAGAAAGGGCGGACGAAATTCCGCGGCTTGTTCGGCAAGTTTGGCAGCATTGGTCGCGCCGGCGAGCACTTTGACGTCGAAACGATCGGGATGCTTGCGCACTACGTCCAGCGCGCTCACACCGATGGAGCCGGTGGAACCGAGAATGCAGAGTTTGCGGGGTGTTGCCGGAAGCTGGGCGTCTGAGGGCCACTGGGAAATATAGGTGTGCACGTGGATAGTCCTGAGGCCTTAGTTGAAGAAGGGGAGCAGCATTCTGGCCAGACCGTAGACCGGCAGGACGAACAGCAGGCTGTCGATGCGGTCGAGCAGGCCGCCGTGTCCGGGGAGGATCGCCCCCGAATCCTTGACGCCGAGCGTGCGCTTGAGCGCGGACTCGAAGAAGTCACCAAGCTGGGCGGCGACATTCAGTGCCGCGCCAAGCAGCACCCATGCCCAAATGGGCGCATTCCCGAAAGACAGGCCGTAGGAGGTTGTCACGAGGATGCACGCACCGAGACCGCCGAGGCTTCCTGCCCAGGATTTTTTGGGGCTGACGGTGGGCCATATCTTGCGCTTGCCGAACATGGATCCCGTGTAGAATGCCGCCGTATCGGAGATGGCGGCCGCAAGGATGACCAGTGCACATTCAAACCTGTTGAATTGCAGGAAGAAATGCAGGTTCAGCGGGATGTAGGCCATGCCGAGCAGAAAAATGAGCGGTTCGCGCGGTTTGACCTCTTCGGGATGACGGCCATAGCTGAACAGAAAAGTCATGGCGGCGGCCCAGAAGGCACCGATGAGAGCCATTGCGGTCCACTGGCTGTTTGGGGCCACGTGAAAGCTCAGGAGCAGCAGCAGAGTGAAGGCGCATGCAAGAAGCTTGTAGGCCCCGGCGTCGCGCATGGGCCGGAACATGTCCAGATATTCCATGAAAGCCAGAGCGCCGAATATCGTCAGCGCCAGAAAGAGAACCCAGCCTCCGAGCAGAATGCCGAGAGCGGGAATGAGTGCCAGCGCCAGTCCTGTGGCGATCCGTTTTTTATGCGTGCTTTCCATGTATTTCGTGCGTGATTGTAGGTCTTCCGCCTAGTGTTACCCGATTGGGAGGCTGCGGGCAACCAAAGTGGATCAGGATTGGCTCTCGATCTGTTCGCCGGTTTTCCCGAAGCGTCGTTGGCGTCCGGAGTAGTGCTCCAAAGCCTTGTCCAGCTCTTCGGGGGTGAAGTCGGGCCAGAATACGTCGGTAAAGTAGAATTCGCTGTAGGCAGCCTGCCAGAGCAGGTAATTGGAAAGGCGAAGCTCACCGCTGGTGCGGATGATCAGATCCGGATCGGGCTGGCCTGCGGTGTAGAGCCGGGCGGCCATGGCTTCTTCGGTGATGTCGTCGGGGCTCAATCCGTCGCGGACCATACTTTTGCAGGCGCTCAGAATTTCGTCCCGGCTCGAATAGTTCAGCGCGAGGTTCACCGTCAGACTGGTGCAGTCGGCGCTTTTCTTCATGGCGTGTTCCAGTGCCTTTCTGGAAGCCATGGGCAGTCCCTTGATGTCTCCGAGCACCTTGAGTCTGATGTCCTGCTCGACAAGCTGGCCGAGCTCCCTGTTAAGAAAGTTGACCAACAAGTCGAAGATGGTGCTGATTTCTTCTTTGGGACGGGACCAGTTCTCGCGGGAAAAGGTGTACAGGGTGAGGTGGCGGACGCCAATCTCGCGGCAGTGCCGTACTATGGCGCGGGCCGCCTCGGTACCGGCCTTGTGGCCTTTGCTCCGGGACAGCCCGCGCTTTTTCGCCCATCTTCCGTTGCCGTCCATGATGACGGCGATATGAGCGGGAATGATGAAGTCGGAGGACATGCGGTCCCTATATCTCCATGATTTCCTTTTCCTTGGCTTCGAGCAGTGCGTCGCACTTCTTCACGAAGTCATCGGTCAGGGACTGGACGTCGTCCTGCCCTTTGCGCAGGTCGTCCTCGGAGATTTCCTTGTCCTTTTCAAGCTTCTTGAGCTGGTCGTTCAGGTCGCGGCGGACGTTGCGGATGGCGACCTTGGAGTCTTCGGTGTACTTTTTGGCAACCTTGACCAGTTCCTTGCGGCGTTCTTCGGTGAGCGGCGGAATGGAGATGCGGATGATCTTGCCGTCGTTCACGGGATTCAGGCCCAGGTCGGATTTCTGGATGGCCTTTTCCACGTCAGAGAAAGCGCCTTTGTCCCAGGGCTGGATAGTAA harbors:
- the thyX gene encoding FAD-dependent thymidylate synthase, encoding MPQKPLRVELLSHTPDPLSLIYASFRQCYHAGFVADMWPKLLAGEIEREKQAQFVSSVLESGHDSPVEHVSFTFAVEGISRACSHQIVRHRIASYSQQSQRYVTDTMDYVIPPAIEKIPEAKARFEKFMEDVSEAYGDLRDILVEHGRESKANEDARFVLPQAAETKIVITMNCRSLLHFFNLRCCTRAQWEVRKVADAMLRECRKALPAIFDAAGARCEQLGYCPESERFACGRYPTRAELLNKA
- a CDS encoding DUF2721 domain-containing protein, whose translation is MDITTLIPILQASIAPFVLISGIGLLVLSMTNRIGRPTDLIRKLLAEMDRAEGEDRDFLKSQITVLRRRCTILRRAIALALLAISLICAVTLLLFAEQIFGLGLTTLVEICFIGGLIAIIMSLFWLLEDMRITLRSLDIEIERHQN
- a CDS encoding zinc dependent phospholipase C family protein gives rise to the protein MPKEMLHFQLAVDAAESGSGPIAEAARSHPEALMLGSVFHDILYYMRKSPDEDSHEKATRLAGMLHGKDGADSYELLRVQAAHVQRVGTPEGLALMAGMASHICLDAATHPFIWSVTGNYDSRDPKRRSKARQRHRALETLLDMNFARTPRSSDMVGRLSASFNSGFHHTWASDTLAGWCGVSGEMLRGWFDDCLKTYALIQRMTVAPLLPRLTYTFWKLLPDTVREVTTLLRSPQWLQQRETVSGAVGYVHPVSGQARIHRFSDLLDKARKDTQKLWNALEQDSALTDRIGPNLDTGLPSDAPQSLVHFRDPPLIRLPDEK
- the dnaA gene encoding chromosomal replication initiator protein DnaA, with translation MMKTACNQILHNLEKNLAPSVYELWVKPLSCEVEGKKLSLTAPNAFVANWVRDKLMKDVRIAAVDVLGDEADVEVLVRKKADKPKAETKPKQLGLPIVHVPETKKTQAHNWRFSFDEFVTGPSNQLACAASQTLCDTSFDAENLFLHSGPGLGKTHLLQSIGRRLCEVSNKKSVNIACLSGEEFANRLVLALRAKRMDEFKARFREKADVLLLEDVHFFQNKEKMQNELLGTVKALRERGCKVVLTSSFRPREMSNIDDQLLSRFTSGFVASIDKPDFETRRRIVEHKARKMSVQVPDDVSELLAERIVSDIRQLESALNNLVFKARLLNTGVSTDMAWEVLENYAIENPSPDYDSIINFVCRYYGLSDLQLKSRSRKRQIVTARNTAFYLARKHTEMSLKDIGERLGRRHSTVLKGITNVEREISVQTPLGRQIEKAVTTLTN
- the tsaB gene encoding tRNA (adenosine(37)-N6)-threonylcarbamoyltransferase complex dimerization subunit type 1 TsaB, with the protein product MTSADCSHNLKGHILVLNGCEERLQLAIGKVEESGTTLLASQEWTVPGRSVGFIAPSIDSMLKGLELTPDNITGVACVRGPGSFTGLRLTIAAAAGFAAGNALPVAGLKLLPLIAAPLSPILTGTLYVTTYARRGQVYLQSFDNGQPIAPVAACRATEAAALIASSGPAHVCGSGVRKNPEVFEQLSQEGISILPPVHDTPTGHSMLEASAKALFSTKDIAPLYIRESDAEENLEIIATKRGMDPDQARKRLHRYE
- a CDS encoding AsmA family protein is translated as MKKFITYGAAGAVLAIIVLVVLAILNLGTLIKTATEEFGPKFTGTEVRLGSADISFLSGSGELNDFLLGNPKGFKTDEAFSVDTIKIKVKKESLTKDKIIIEDVVILSPHITYEKQGKTDNFKAIIANVKKAVASEDKQEPAKTEEGEKKPSKAIQINHLLVKNATVTVGGNLTKIFGDKGVSIPVPDIEMRDIGKEKRTTPAEAVQRILRELSQNVSGSVSGAAQEIGKKAQEALKRGAEAFKKGSDALKSGSEQGGNLMKDAKEGLEGMFN
- a CDS encoding biotin carboxylase N-terminal domain-containing protein translates to MEDKHKVLIANRGEIAVRIMQACNDLGIPCVAVYTAEDKDSGHVEMARKLGGDDAAYRIQNYNDAGDILSVADKAGATAIHPGYGFFSENYRFARRVTERDRPMIFIGPSWHVIRDLGDKINTKRIARKLGVPTVPGSDRPIYDELEAETIAQSLFDFQEKMGVKRPVVLVKASAGGGGMGIDEVEDMARFRQTYRRIRNYSLRTFNDEGVLIEQRIFDFNHLEVQVIADRDGKDPVHFGTRNCSVQSPGLQKRIEVAPGFRSADIGYAFDADKVLDDIVRHSLSIAKEVRYDNVGTWEWIVTPAGEPFLMEVNTRIQVENGVSACIADVNGNADVNLIREQVRVGLGEALGYSQDNVGFDGVGIEYRIIAEDTENGFAPWVGRIEKFDWKEADWVEMHTHVPRDRHYQIPTEYDPNLALAIIWGEDLEHAKKRGVEFLKNLTLEGVDASGQPMKTNIPFLLRKTENLLEF